One genomic region from Fulvitalea axinellae encodes:
- a CDS encoding HlyD family secretion protein: protein MNYKNISRLFLASLTPLLLSACGNDKTADAYGNFESTETVVSAEATGKLLEINAEEGSTLEKGSKAGQIDTVQLSLQKDILQAQREAALAGKSGVQTRIGVLAAKLKTARTERDRVKRLLQRKASTQQRLDQANGEVNVLEQEIRNARESYVTIESQVKVIEAQEAELADRIARATVINPTQGTVLVKLSEPGEFVSAGKPLYRIANLSVLELKAYIAETQLPELKIGQAVNVKIDEGEGMRTLNGTVSWISAEAEFTPKTIQTKKERVNLVYAFKVRVKNDGSLKIGMPAEVWLSEARNNK, encoded by the coding sequence ATGAATTACAAAAATATATCACGTCTCTTTTTGGCATCGCTTACGCCATTGTTATTGTCTGCCTGTGGCAACGACAAAACCGCCGACGCTTACGGCAATTTCGAATCTACCGAAACCGTAGTGTCGGCCGAGGCTACCGGGAAATTATTGGAAATCAACGCCGAAGAGGGCAGTACTCTGGAAAAAGGAAGCAAGGCCGGACAAATAGACACGGTACAACTGTCTTTGCAAAAAGATATTCTCCAAGCCCAAAGGGAAGCCGCCTTGGCCGGAAAATCGGGCGTACAGACACGCATAGGCGTATTGGCCGCCAAACTCAAGACGGCCCGTACCGAACGTGATAGGGTAAAACGTTTGCTCCAACGCAAGGCCTCGACCCAACAGCGCCTTGACCAAGCCAACGGTGAGGTAAACGTACTGGAACAGGAAATCCGCAACGCCCGAGAGAGCTATGTCACCATCGAAAGCCAAGTGAAAGTAATCGAGGCGCAAGAGGCCGAACTCGCCGACCGTATTGCCCGAGCTACGGTAATCAACCCGACGCAGGGGACGGTATTGGTAAAGCTGTCGGAGCCCGGGGAATTCGTTTCCGCCGGCAAACCGCTTTACCGCATCGCCAACCTGTCGGTACTGGAACTGAAAGCCTATATAGCCGAAACGCAATTGCCAGAGCTGAAAATAGGGCAGGCGGTAAACGTAAAAATTGACGAAGGCGAGGGAATGCGTACCCTAAACGGTACGGTATCATGGATTTCGGCCGAAGCCGAATTCACTCCAAAGACGATTCAGACTAAAAAAGAGCGCGTCAACCTCGTTTACGCCTTTAAGGTAAGGGTCAAAAACGACGGATCATTGAAAATAGGTATGCCCGCCGAGGTTTGGCTATCCGAAGCCAGGAATAATAAGTAA
- a CDS encoding Crp/Fnr family transcriptional regulator, whose amino-acid sequence MKDFFEYSDSTHKITQEAKEDMASRLQTASFKKGEHLLRDGQICRRVYFLKKGLAKMYLNKDGKQVIHKFMVAPIMFAAPESFLSQRPSRVWLTALTDIETYTLTYKDIMELCDHHHSVERLIRLHAARMAMTIIDRVNTHFFDSASERYRSFMEEFKDVYDEIPLGDIAAYLGISQVSLSRIRAKKDAF is encoded by the coding sequence ATGAAAGATTTTTTCGAATACTCGGATAGTACACACAAGATCACGCAGGAGGCAAAAGAGGACATGGCCTCACGGCTACAAACCGCCTCGTTCAAAAAAGGGGAGCACCTTTTGCGTGACGGACAAATCTGCCGCAGGGTATATTTTCTTAAAAAGGGTTTGGCCAAAATGTATCTGAACAAGGACGGCAAACAGGTTATACACAAATTCATGGTGGCTCCCATAATGTTCGCCGCACCCGAAAGTTTCCTTTCGCAAAGGCCCAGCAGGGTTTGGCTTACGGCCCTAACCGATATCGAAACCTACACGCTCACCTACAAAGACATCATGGAACTCTGCGACCACCACCACAGTGTGGAAAGGCTTATACGCCTGCACGCCGCGCGCATGGCCATGACTATTATCGACAGGGTAAACACCCATTTCTTCGATTCGGCCAGCGAACGTTACCGCAGTTTTATGGAAGAGTTCAAGGATGTTTATGACGAAATTCCACTGGGCGACATTGCTGCGTATCTGGGTATATCGCAGGTAAGCCTTAGCCGGATCCGGGCAAAAAAAGACGCTTTTTAA
- a CDS encoding PhnA domain-containing protein, protein MSIEKELRERSGNACELCGAKDNLTVYQVPPVEEDNADKAVMACATCAEQIENPEKMDANHWRCLNDSMWSETPAVQVIAWRMLTRLRAEGWPQDLLDMLYLDDETLEWAKATGEDQEEGDKIKHVDSNGAELEAGDTVVLTKDLNVKGANFTAKRGTAVRNISLVHDNAEQIEGRVSGQHIVILTKFVKKQK, encoded by the coding sequence ATGAGCATAGAGAAAGAATTGCGCGAACGCTCTGGCAACGCCTGCGAGCTTTGCGGAGCCAAGGATAACCTTACCGTTTACCAAGTACCGCCAGTTGAGGAAGACAACGCCGACAAGGCCGTAATGGCTTGCGCCACCTGCGCCGAACAGATAGAGAATCCGGAAAAGATGGACGCGAACCACTGGCGTTGCCTCAATGACAGCATGTGGAGCGAAACGCCCGCCGTGCAGGTAATAGCCTGGCGTATGCTGACCCGCCTGCGCGCCGAAGGCTGGCCACAGGACCTGCTGGATATGCTATACCTCGACGACGAGACGCTGGAATGGGCCAAAGCCACAGGCGAGGACCAAGAGGAAGGCGACAAAATAAAGCACGTGGACAGCAACGGCGCCGAATTGGAAGCCGGCGACACGGTGGTGCTGACCAAAGACCTTAACGTAAAAGGCGCCAACTTCACGGCCAAAAGAGGAACGGCGGTAAGAAATATCTCACTTGTACACGACAACGCCGAGCAGATAGAAGGACGGGTAAGCGGACAACATATCGTTATCCTGACAAAATTTGTCAAGAAGCAGAAATAA
- a CDS encoding ABC transporter ATP-binding protein, with product MISVKNLSKNYGDTEALKSVSLEVSEGELFGLIGPDGAGKSTLFKIMVSLLLPDSGEASINGYDPVTQYRDVRQRIGYMPGKFSLYQDLSVEENLSFFASIFDTTIEENYDLVKDIYVQIEPFRKRRAGALSGGMKQKLALCCALIHKPEVLFLDEPTTGVDPVSRKEFWQMLKRLRAKGISVIVSTPYMDEAELCDRVALIKDGKILRVDTPAKIVESFSGDMLFAKNLRMYPLLKALRAYPEARSVFSFGERIHFVFKEQHSGEGKLAAYLAEAGLGDTELSEGKPGIEDCFMALSEG from the coding sequence ATGATCAGCGTAAAAAACCTAAGCAAAAACTACGGCGATACCGAGGCTTTGAAATCCGTTAGTCTTGAGGTTTCCGAAGGGGAACTTTTCGGACTGATAGGCCCCGACGGCGCGGGCAAATCGACCCTTTTCAAGATAATGGTTTCGTTACTATTGCCAGACAGCGGAGAGGCCAGCATCAACGGCTATGACCCCGTAACACAATACCGCGACGTTCGGCAACGCATCGGGTATATGCCTGGAAAATTCTCACTGTACCAAGACCTTAGCGTAGAGGAAAACCTGTCGTTTTTCGCTTCGATATTCGACACCACCATCGAAGAGAATTACGATTTGGTAAAAGATATTTACGTCCAGATAGAACCGTTCCGCAAACGCCGGGCTGGCGCGCTTTCGGGCGGAATGAAACAGAAGCTGGCGCTATGCTGCGCACTGATACACAAGCCGGAAGTACTGTTCCTCGACGAACCCACCACCGGCGTGGACCCCGTTTCCAGAAAAGAGTTCTGGCAAATGCTCAAACGCTTGCGGGCCAAAGGAATCAGCGTGATAGTCTCCACGCCATATATGGACGAGGCCGAACTTTGCGACAGGGTGGCTTTGATCAAAGACGGGAAAATACTGCGGGTGGACACGCCGGCTAAAATCGTTGAGTCCTTTTCGGGGGATATGCTTTTCGCCAAAAACCTGCGGATGTACCCTTTGTTGAAGGCCCTGAGAGCTTATCCGGAGGCGCGTTCGGTTTTCTCTTTCGGCGAGCGGATCCATTTTGTTTTCAAGGAACAACACAGCGGAGAGGGCAAGTTGGCTGCTTATTTGGCCGAGGCCGGTTTGGGTGACACCGAGCTTAGCGAAGGCAAACCCGGTATCGAAGACTGTTTTATGGCTCTTAGTGAAGGGTAG
- a CDS encoding TolC family protein, producing the protein MRVRLTKPALLWAVLAIFFGDNALAQGKLTLEECRAKAKANYIILNKQGLWEEHEAKTLEVLKAGQLPLLLAHAEAKYVSDVPRPDTDFPGFPKLPKDQYQFFLSANQLIYQGGYIKKMKANASLSTQVELDQLELDWYKYEQRVDVFFFNIFLLEEVSESMNLARISLNERLREAQAGVELGAVLPYQTDYLKAEMLKIDQEEIGVEKQRQTLLESLSIIMGEEISSVDRLLISEPKLAEIDNVTRPELRLIESKKTALLAQNDVLKSQRLPKVEAFGVTGYGQPGYNFFNPNFDFYYQVGAKVSWNVFDWNRTKNQMRINEVKAKMGDEDRDQFLRNLKVTVTKQENEIEEYRRQLAKDEEELILRENIRNGEASRFDNGVISGADYVKAVNEEKNTRVRMRKRRIQIIQAQYGLNTLLGQ; encoded by the coding sequence ATGAGGGTAAGACTAACCAAACCCGCGCTGCTGTGGGCGGTTTTGGCCATATTCTTTGGCGACAACGCCCTGGCGCAGGGGAAACTTACGCTGGAAGAGTGCAGAGCCAAGGCCAAAGCCAACTACATAATCCTGAACAAACAGGGGCTGTGGGAAGAACACGAGGCAAAAACTCTGGAGGTCTTGAAAGCCGGGCAATTGCCTCTGCTTTTGGCCCATGCCGAGGCCAAATACGTATCGGACGTACCGAGGCCGGACACGGATTTTCCCGGTTTTCCAAAACTGCCCAAAGACCAATACCAGTTTTTCCTTTCGGCCAACCAACTCATTTACCAAGGCGGGTATATCAAGAAAATGAAGGCTAACGCCTCGCTTTCCACACAAGTGGAGCTGGACCAGCTGGAACTCGATTGGTATAAGTACGAACAACGTGTGGACGTTTTCTTCTTCAATATCTTTTTATTGGAAGAAGTGTCGGAGTCGATGAACCTGGCTCGCATCAGCCTAAACGAAAGGCTTCGCGAAGCGCAGGCGGGCGTGGAGCTTGGCGCCGTACTCCCTTACCAAACCGACTACCTTAAGGCGGAAATGCTGAAGATAGACCAAGAGGAAATAGGCGTCGAAAAGCAACGCCAAACGCTGTTGGAAAGCCTTTCGATTATTATGGGAGAGGAAATCAGCTCGGTAGACAGGCTACTGATTAGCGAACCCAAACTTGCGGAAATCGATAACGTTACCCGCCCGGAACTTCGCCTTATCGAAAGTAAAAAGACGGCCTTGCTGGCGCAAAACGACGTGCTTAAGTCACAGCGACTGCCCAAGGTGGAAGCCTTTGGCGTAACGGGTTACGGACAGCCGGGTTACAACTTCTTCAATCCCAATTTCGATTTCTATTATCAAGTGGGTGCCAAGGTATCCTGGAACGTATTCGACTGGAACAGGACCAAAAACCAGATGCGCATAAACGAAGTGAAAGCCAAAATGGGCGACGAGGACCGCGACCAGTTCCTCCGCAACCTGAAGGTGACGGTAACCAAACAGGAAAACGAAATTGAGGAATACCGCCGGCAACTGGCCAAGGACGAAGAGGAGTTAATCCTCCGCGAAAACATCCGCAATGGCGAGGCCTCCCGCTTCGATAACGGCGTAATAAGCGGAGCCGATTACGTAAAAGCCGTAAACGAGGAGAAAAATACCCGCGTAAGGATGCGCAAAAGACGTATCCAGATCATCCAGGCCCAATACGGACTCAATACTTTGCTTGGGCAATGA